The nucleotide window ATGCCGCCCTCAAGAGCTTGTTCTGCTGCAACACGTGAATAACCAGGGTTAGTGAATATATATGCATCTTGTGTTTTCTCGATTACAATACCGCCCTCTGCATAATAATCTCCATGTACAATCGCATTTATAATCGCTTCATGAAAAATAGTAGCTTGTTCAACTCCAAGATCACCAGACATACTATTCCTTATATTATCTAATGTTCGGAAATAGAAGTCGTATATGTTTCCAGACCAAGTTCCATCTTGTGAAGTAAATCGATGGGACCAAGATAGATTTTCATTATTTCCCAAACTCTCACGATACTCAAGAAAGTATTGCGGCAAAACTTCTGTAATCATTCGCTCTTCACTAAACATTAATAAGCCAGCCAAAGTCAGTCCTTCTTTATTTGTATTACGAATCTTTCCCCAGGCACCGATTTTATAAAGAAACTCCTTTAACTCCAGCGCATTCCACGGATGATCCGGCTTGACCGCCGCAAAGCGCTGCCGGTAGTTTTTTACCGACTCGAAATTCAGTTCATTGAGGCCATAGTGCTCTAAAATCAAGCTATCGGAGGTCTGGCCGGTATGATCTATTGTATAACTCAATGCATTTCCTCCTTCCATATCCGTTCTTTCACGCAGCATATTATAAAGTCTCCTTTGACTGCCTCATAAAGTTCATTCCTTTATTTTAACACTTTTTGACGATATATCGTGTGACTGCAAAGAAAATATATTAACAAAGACCTTCGGGAAATAATGGTACATATATTCATAATTATTGGCTGTTTTCGCAAACTTTGTTGCTATGTAACAAATAATGGGGAGTGGTTGATTTCCGCTCCAACCAACCTGAAACAAAGAAACCTATCTAAAAACAACAATCTTTTATAAAAGAGCCTAATTATTATATAGATATACAAAAATCAAAGAGAAGCATATACATATAGTCTGCCGCTTCTTCGTACCTCTCATAAATAAACTGTATGATATAGTTTGTGTTATCTGTACTACATAATTTGCCCTCTTTAATCCTCCCTGCAACTTCGTTATAATCAATAGAGAAGTTTCAACTACGTCACTATAAAGAAAAGGTGTATGCATAGATGAGTATTTTATCAGTAAGCAATTTAAGTCATGGCTTTGGCGACCGCGCTATCTTTAATAACGTCTCCTTCCGCCTATTAAAAGGCGAGCATATTGGGTTAGTCGGGGCCAACGGAGAAGGTAAATCTACCTTTATGAACATTGTTACTGGCAAGCTGCAGCCAGATGAAGGGAAAGTTGAATGGTCTAAGCATATGCGCGTAGGCTATTTGGATCAGCATGCTGTTTTGTCGCAAGGAATGACAATTCGTGATGCCTTAAAAACTGCTTTTCAATATCTCTTTGATATGGAAGCTGAGATGAACGGTATTTATGAGAAAATGGGAGAAGCAACTCCTGAAGAGCTAGAGAGAATGCTGGAAGATGTTGGGGTCATTCAAGATACTTTAACTAACAATGACTTCTATATTATTGACTCTAAAGTAGAAGAGGTAGCGCGCGGACTTGGTTTAGATGATGTCGGCCTAGATCGTGATGTACACGACCTGAGCGGGGGACAACGCACAAAGGTTCTGCTTGCGAAGCTATTGCTTGAGAAGCCGGATATCTTATTGCTAGATGAGCCTACCAACTACCTAGATGAAAAGCACATTGAGTGGCTGAAGCGCTACCTACAGGAATATGAGAACGCATTTATTTTGATATCCCATGATATTCCGTTCTTAAATAGTGTAGTTAATCTAATCTACCATATGGAAAACCAAGAATTGAATCGCTATGTGGGTGATTATGATAACTTCCTAAAGATTTATGAAGTGAAAAAACAACAACTGGAGTCTGCTTATAAGCGTCAGCAGCAGGAAATTTCCGAGCTAAAAGACTTTGTTGCCCGCAATAAAGCGCGTGTTTCTACACGAAATATGGCAATGTCCCGCCAGAAAAAGCTTGATAAAATGGAAGTGATTGAGCTAGCGAAGGAAAAACCGAAGCCGGAGTTTCATTTTAAGGAAGGTCGTACATCCGGCAAGCTGATTTTTGAGACGAAGGATCTTGTTATTGGCTATGACAGCCCACTTTCTAGACCTTTAAACTTGAAAATGGAGCGCGGTCAAAAAATTGCCTTGATGGGTGCAAACGGTATTGGTAAAACAACACTTCTAAAGAGTATTTTAGGCGAAATTAAGCCGATTTCTGGCAGCGTTCAGCGCGGTGATTACTTGCAAATCGGCTACTTCGAGCAAGAAATTAAAACATCCAACTACAATACTTGTATTGAAGAGGTTTGGAACGCGTTTCCTTCCTTTACACAATACGAAGTGCGTGCTGCATTAGCAAAATGCGGCCTTACAACAAAGCATATTGAAAGCAAGGTAGAAGTCCTGAGCGGGGGAGAAAAGGCGAAGGTACGCCTGTGTAAGCTAGTAAATAGCGAGACAAACCTG belongs to Ectobacillus sp. JY-23 and includes:
- a CDS encoding ABC-F family ATP-binding cassette domain-containing protein translates to MSILSVSNLSHGFGDRAIFNNVSFRLLKGEHIGLVGANGEGKSTFMNIVTGKLQPDEGKVEWSKHMRVGYLDQHAVLSQGMTIRDALKTAFQYLFDMEAEMNGIYEKMGEATPEELERMLEDVGVIQDTLTNNDFYIIDSKVEEVARGLGLDDVGLDRDVHDLSGGQRTKVLLAKLLLEKPDILLLDEPTNYLDEKHIEWLKRYLQEYENAFILISHDIPFLNSVVNLIYHMENQELNRYVGDYDNFLKIYEVKKQQLESAYKRQQQEISELKDFVARNKARVSTRNMAMSRQKKLDKMEVIELAKEKPKPEFHFKEGRTSGKLIFETKDLVIGYDSPLSRPLNLKMERGQKIALMGANGIGKTTLLKSILGEIKPISGSVQRGDYLQIGYFEQEIKTSNYNTCIEEVWNAFPSFTQYEVRAALAKCGLTTKHIESKVEVLSGGEKAKVRLCKLVNSETNLLVLDEPTNHLDVDAKEELKRALKAYKGSILLISHEPEFYREVATEVWNCESWTTKLF